One Mycolicibacterium fortuitum subsp. fortuitum genomic window carries:
- the lysX gene encoding bifunctional lysylphosphatidylglycerol synthetase/lysine--tRNA ligase LysX, which yields MTVISRGRRTGVQPASRFSWVPAAAGWIVGVIATLSLIASVSPAVRWLIQVPREFVNDYIFNFPDTSFAWAFVLALLAAALAARKRIAWWILVLYMVGAIGWNLGDLAAGGDTLSEDVGEVIGVVFHVAAIAALVLARNQFWAKVRRGALLKSAVVLVAGMAIGILAAWGLLELFPGTLAPEWRLLYAVNRVSGFATVPTEVFEGYSHTFLNAIFGLFGALALMTAAIVLFQSQRATNALTGEDESAIRGLLEAYGKNDSLGYFATRRDKSVVFAPNGRAAIAYRVEVGVCLAGGDPVGDPKAWPQAIAAWLQLCQTYGWAPGVMGASSAAAEAFRAAGLNALQLGDEAILYPDRFRLSGPDMRAVRQAVTRARRAGTSVRMRRHRELDDAEMAEVIRRADAWRDTETERGFSMALGRLGDPADGDCLLVEAVQQRDGSSEPEVVALLSLVPWGTNGVSLDVMRRSPQSPNGTIELMVSELCMQSESIGVSRISLNFAMFRSAFQQGAQLGAGPVARLWRALLVFFSRWWQLETLYRSNMKYQPEWVPRYACYEDARLIPRVGVASVIAEGFLVLPFSRRNKQHTGEHVAAPADLVGSGRLHHDGSAPDLSGLAIDPADGDEQQRLPEQVRVRMAKLRQLQANGVDAYPVGQAPSHTVAAALESVNDNTLTVAGRVLRIRDYGGVLFAQLRDWSGEVQLLLDNARLTRAATADFTATIDLGDLIEVTGSMGSSRNGTRSLLVDSWRLIGKCLRPLPDKWKGLTDQEARVRARYVDLAVNTEARDLIRARSGALQAIRETLYAKGFLEVETPILQQIHGGANARPFLTHINAYDLDLYLRIAPELYLKRLCVGGVERVFELGRAFRNEGVDFSHNPEFTLLEAYQAHADYNVWIDGCRELIQNAAQAANGAQVFMRPRPNDPAGVLEPVDISGEWAVKTVHDAVSEALGEHVTVETDLATLRRLCDTARIPYLTHWDAGAVVLEMYEHLVEDRTEEPTFYKDFPTSVSPLTRPHRSIPGVAERWDLVAWGVELGTAYSELTDPVEQRRRLQEQSLLAAGGDPEAMELDEDFLQAMEYAMPPTGGLGMGVDRVVMLITGRSIRETLPFPLAKPR from the coding sequence ATGACCGTCATCAGCCGGGGCCGTCGCACCGGGGTCCAGCCCGCGTCGAGGTTCTCCTGGGTACCCGCAGCAGCCGGCTGGATCGTCGGGGTGATCGCCACCCTGTCGCTGATCGCCAGCGTGTCTCCGGCGGTCCGCTGGTTGATCCAGGTGCCGCGAGAGTTCGTCAACGACTACATCTTCAACTTCCCCGACACCAGCTTCGCGTGGGCGTTCGTGCTGGCACTGCTGGCCGCGGCGCTGGCCGCCCGCAAGCGGATCGCCTGGTGGATCCTGGTGCTCTACATGGTGGGCGCCATCGGCTGGAACCTGGGCGACCTCGCCGCCGGTGGCGACACTCTGTCCGAGGATGTCGGCGAGGTCATCGGCGTGGTGTTCCACGTGGCCGCCATCGCAGCGCTGGTCCTGGCCCGCAACCAGTTCTGGGCCAAGGTGCGCCGCGGCGCGCTGCTCAAATCCGCCGTGGTACTGGTCGCGGGCATGGCGATCGGCATCCTGGCCGCCTGGGGGCTGCTGGAACTCTTCCCCGGAACCCTCGCCCCGGAATGGCGCTTGCTCTACGCGGTCAACCGGGTGAGCGGATTCGCCACCGTGCCGACCGAGGTTTTCGAGGGCTACTCGCACACCTTCCTCAACGCGATCTTCGGCCTGTTCGGCGCTTTGGCGTTGATGACCGCCGCGATCGTGCTGTTCCAGTCACAACGGGCCACCAACGCGCTGACCGGCGAGGACGAATCAGCGATCCGCGGGCTCTTGGAGGCCTACGGCAAGAACGATTCGCTGGGGTACTTCGCCACCCGCCGCGACAAGTCGGTGGTGTTCGCGCCCAACGGCCGGGCCGCGATCGCCTACCGCGTGGAGGTGGGTGTATGTCTGGCCGGCGGTGATCCGGTCGGAGACCCCAAAGCATGGCCGCAGGCCATCGCCGCCTGGCTGCAGCTGTGCCAGACCTACGGCTGGGCCCCGGGCGTCATGGGCGCCAGTTCGGCAGCCGCCGAGGCGTTCCGTGCCGCCGGGCTGAACGCGCTTCAGCTCGGCGACGAGGCCATCCTGTACCCGGACCGCTTTCGGCTGTCCGGGCCGGACATGCGCGCGGTGCGACAGGCGGTCACCCGGGCCCGGCGGGCCGGGACCTCGGTGCGCATGCGACGCCACCGCGAGCTGGACGACGCCGAGATGGCCGAGGTGATCCGGCGCGCCGACGCCTGGCGCGACACCGAGACCGAACGCGGCTTCTCGATGGCACTGGGCCGGCTGGGCGATCCTGCCGACGGGGACTGTCTGCTCGTCGAGGCGGTGCAGCAGCGCGACGGTAGCTCCGAACCCGAGGTGGTCGCACTGCTCTCGCTGGTGCCGTGGGGCACCAACGGCGTCTCGCTCGACGTGATGCGTCGCTCCCCGCAATCGCCCAACGGCACCATCGAACTGATGGTGAGCGAGCTGTGCATGCAGTCCGAAAGCATTGGTGTCAGCCGGATTTCACTCAACTTCGCGATGTTCCGGTCGGCCTTCCAACAGGGCGCACAGCTGGGCGCCGGTCCGGTGGCCCGGCTGTGGCGGGCACTGCTGGTGTTCTTCTCCCGGTGGTGGCAGCTGGAGACTCTGTACCGCTCCAACATGAAGTACCAACCCGAGTGGGTTCCCCGCTACGCCTGCTACGAGGACGCTCGGCTGATCCCACGGGTCGGGGTGGCCTCGGTGATCGCCGAGGGATTCCTGGTCCTGCCGTTCTCGCGGCGGAACAAGCAGCACACCGGCGAGCACGTCGCGGCCCCTGCCGATCTGGTGGGTTCGGGCCGGTTGCACCACGACGGCAGCGCCCCGGACCTGTCCGGCCTGGCGATCGACCCGGCTGACGGTGACGAACAACAGCGACTCCCCGAGCAGGTTCGCGTCCGAATGGCCAAACTCCGGCAGTTGCAGGCCAACGGTGTGGACGCGTATCCGGTGGGCCAGGCCCCCAGCCACACCGTCGCCGCCGCACTGGAATCGGTGAACGACAACACCCTCACCGTCGCCGGCCGCGTCCTGCGAATCCGGGATTACGGCGGTGTGCTGTTCGCCCAGCTGCGGGACTGGTCCGGAGAAGTCCAGCTGCTGCTCGACAACGCCCGCCTGACCCGAGCCGCGACCGCCGACTTCACCGCAACCATCGACCTCGGCGATCTGATCGAGGTCACCGGTTCGATGGGCAGCAGTCGCAACGGCACCCGATCACTGCTGGTCGACAGTTGGCGACTGATCGGCAAATGCCTGCGCCCCTTGCCGGACAAGTGGAAGGGCCTGACCGACCAGGAGGCCCGGGTGCGGGCCCGCTACGTGGACCTCGCGGTCAACACCGAGGCGCGGGACCTGATCCGGGCTCGCAGCGGCGCCCTGCAGGCCATCCGGGAAACGTTGTATGCCAAGGGTTTTCTTGAGGTCGAAACCCCGATCCTGCAACAGATCCACGGCGGCGCCAACGCCCGGCCGTTCCTGACCCACATCAACGCCTACGACCTGGACCTGTACCTGCGGATCGCACCCGAGCTCTATCTCAAGCGGTTGTGTGTCGGTGGGGTGGAGCGGGTCTTCGAACTGGGTCGCGCATTCCGCAACGAGGGCGTGGATTTCAGCCACAACCCGGAGTTCACCCTGTTGGAGGCCTATCAGGCCCACGCTGACTACAACGTGTGGATCGACGGTTGCCGCGAGCTGATCCAGAATGCCGCCCAGGCCGCCAACGGAGCCCAGGTCTTCATGCGGCCCCGCCCGAACGACCCGGCCGGGGTTCTGGAGCCGGTGGACATCTCGGGTGAGTGGGCGGTCAAGACCGTGCACGACGCGGTGTCGGAGGCCCTCGGTGAGCACGTCACCGTCGAGACGGATCTGGCGACGCTGCGTCGGCTGTGCGATACGGCGCGTATCCCCTACCTGACCCACTGGGACGCGGGCGCGGTCGTGCTGGAGATGTACGAGCACCTCGTCGAGGACCGCACCGAAGAACCCACGTTCTACAAGGATTTTCCGACCTCGGTGTCCCCGCTGACCCGGCCGCACCGCAGCATCCCCGGAGTTGCCGAACGCTGGGATCTGGTGGCCTGGGGAGTCGAACTGGGCACCGCCTACAGCGAGCTCACCGACCCCGTCGAACAGCGCCGCCGCCTCCAGGAACAATCGTTGCTGGCCGCGGGCGGCGACCCCGAGGCAATGGAGCTCGACGAGGACTTCCTGCAGGCCATGGAGTACGCGATGCCGCCGACGGGCGGTCTCGGCATGGGCGTGGACCGCGTGGTCATGTTGATAACTGGCCGTAGCATCCGCGAAACGCTGCCGTTTCCCCTGGCCAAACCTCGTTAG
- a CDS encoding alpha/beta hydrolase, with product MGGDDIAVTFTHHLSLMHGWVPTSIQVITAVVLIAAIGWRSRRWALIWLPFAAAVGGILVAGTNWYIESEGLAGNPAPRSLWVWIALTGVAVVILAAGWRGSRWWRRGTAVMAVPLTLLCTALALNLWVGYFPWVQTAWNQLTAGPLPDQTDQVTVAAMQRQGTIPAKGSVVPVDIPSTASGFRHRGEYVYLPPAWFASNPAPQLPTVMMIGGEFNTPADWMRAGNVIKAMDEFAAAHHGYAPVLAFVDPGGTFNNDTECVNGKRGNSADHLTKDVVPYMNSHYGVKPTADGWGVVGWSMGGTCAVDLAVMHPELFSAFVDIAGDIGPNSGTKAQTIDRLFGGNAAAWDSFDPTTVINRHGQYDRTAGWFDVNDTSTPGKPPARANDQAKAANTLCALGSKHGIACAVVTHQGTHDWPFASHAFTAALPWLAGVIGTPQAPAVGLPQSSPSAAFIQTAAK from the coding sequence ATGGGCGGCGACGATATTGCTGTGACGTTCACTCACCACCTGTCCTTGATGCACGGCTGGGTTCCGACCAGCATCCAAGTCATCACCGCCGTGGTGTTGATCGCCGCAATCGGTTGGCGCTCCCGGCGCTGGGCGCTCATCTGGCTGCCGTTCGCCGCCGCCGTCGGCGGCATCCTGGTCGCGGGCACCAACTGGTACATCGAGTCCGAGGGGTTGGCGGGCAACCCGGCACCGCGGTCGCTGTGGGTGTGGATCGCATTGACCGGTGTGGCGGTCGTGATCCTGGCCGCAGGCTGGCGCGGCAGTCGGTGGTGGCGGCGCGGAACGGCCGTCATGGCGGTGCCGCTGACACTGCTCTGCACGGCCCTGGCACTGAATCTGTGGGTCGGTTACTTCCCGTGGGTGCAGACCGCGTGGAACCAGTTGACCGCCGGCCCCCTGCCCGACCAGACCGATCAGGTCACGGTGGCGGCCATGCAGCGCCAAGGCACCATTCCCGCCAAGGGCAGTGTGGTCCCCGTCGACATTCCCAGCACCGCATCAGGTTTCCGGCACCGCGGTGAGTACGTGTACCTGCCGCCGGCATGGTTCGCCTCCAATCCGGCGCCGCAGTTGCCGACCGTCATGATGATCGGAGGCGAGTTCAACACGCCCGCCGACTGGATGCGGGCCGGCAACGTGATCAAGGCGATGGACGAATTCGCCGCCGCACACCACGGGTACGCACCGGTTTTGGCATTCGTCGACCCTGGCGGCACCTTCAACAACGACACCGAATGCGTCAACGGCAAGCGCGGAAATTCCGCCGACCATCTCACCAAAGACGTTGTGCCTTATATGAACAGCCACTACGGCGTGAAACCGACCGCTGACGGCTGGGGCGTCGTCGGCTGGTCCATGGGCGGCACCTGCGCGGTGGACCTGGCCGTGATGCACCCCGAACTGTTCAGCGCCTTCGTCGACATCGCCGGCGACATCGGTCCGAACTCGGGCACCAAGGCGCAGACCATCGACCGCCTGTTCGGCGGCAACGCTGCGGCCTGGGACTCCTTCGACCCGACCACGGTGATCAACCGCCACGGCCAGTACGACCGGACGGCCGGCTGGTTCGACGTCAACGACACGTCCACACCGGGCAAGCCGCCGGCTCGCGCCAACGACCAGGCCAAGGCCGCCAACACTCTGTGCGCACTCGGCTCCAAGCACGGGATCGCCTGCGCTGTGGTAACCCACCAGGGCACCCACGACTGGCCGTTCGCCAGCCACGCGTTCACCGCGGCGCTCCCCTGGCTTGCCGGTGTGATCGGCACGCCGCAGGCTCCCGCGGTCGGACTTCCGCAGTCATCGCCATCAGCGGCCTTCATTCAGACCGCCGCCAAGTAG
- a CDS encoding CHAT domain-containing protein, with translation MGDVAMTQTLVLRCADVGIATYVSLRVVGEPARSVTWVVEEPHMQAVEAALNPALPDPIGTETPAEAIERAVTTGAFATVETEFDLARLLGSQLIGIDGWQLLADCVADIRPVLFVTPSPRLGRVPWGQLVMPGPHGFRLMEMVDVLMAVPPNIVHASRTPARWQDRSDRPPVLVLDPRIPGQRPDSALGSVLGRPSPQTPLSGHFDELAAGSAVLPKVDTALELFRRTDVDRRWLTDACAQEPSRLLYVGHASAADGASGHAGRAALHLAEDRPLTAGEMIAAQLPFPPRVALLACASGGDYRFDEAAGLVAAMILGGAQVVTATLWSLPTTAGFRQFGGAPAADPMADTVIGVDLAHREDDAGLAVNRWQRATMRRWRDGDRTATPLHWAALATFAVDGAR, from the coding sequence ATGGGCGACGTGGCCATGACCCAGACCCTGGTGCTGCGGTGCGCCGACGTCGGCATCGCGACCTATGTCAGCCTGCGCGTGGTGGGGGAGCCGGCGCGTTCGGTCACCTGGGTGGTCGAGGAACCGCACATGCAGGCAGTCGAGGCCGCTCTCAACCCCGCGCTGCCGGATCCGATCGGTACCGAGACGCCCGCCGAGGCGATCGAACGGGCCGTCACCACAGGTGCGTTCGCCACCGTGGAAACCGAATTCGACCTGGCCCGATTGTTGGGCTCGCAACTGATCGGGATCGACGGCTGGCAATTGCTGGCCGACTGCGTCGCCGACATCCGACCGGTGCTTTTCGTGACGCCGAGCCCGCGGTTGGGCCGGGTGCCGTGGGGACAGCTCGTCATGCCGGGACCCCACGGTTTCCGGCTGATGGAGATGGTCGACGTGCTGATGGCGGTGCCGCCCAACATCGTTCACGCGTCCCGCACTCCAGCCCGTTGGCAGGACCGTTCCGATCGCCCACCGGTGTTGGTGCTCGATCCGAGGATTCCCGGGCAACGGCCGGATTCGGCTCTTGGCTCGGTGCTGGGCCGCCCGTCACCACAGACGCCGTTGTCAGGGCATTTCGATGAGCTGGCGGCCGGCAGCGCCGTCCTACCGAAGGTCGACACGGCCCTCGAGCTGTTCCGCCGCACCGATGTCGATCGACGCTGGTTGACCGATGCATGTGCGCAGGAGCCGAGTCGGCTGCTCTACGTCGGGCATGCCAGTGCCGCCGACGGTGCGTCCGGGCACGCCGGGCGGGCCGCGTTACACCTGGCCGAAGACCGGCCGTTGACGGCGGGGGAGATGATCGCGGCGCAGTTGCCCTTCCCGCCGCGAGTCGCATTGTTGGCGTGCGCATCCGGCGGCGACTACCGATTCGACGAGGCAGCCGGGTTGGTCGCCGCGATGATCCTGGGCGGCGCGCAAGTGGTGACCGCGACCTTGTGGTCGCTGCCGACCACGGCCGGCTTCCGCCAGTTCGGCGGTGCGCCTGCGGCAGATCCCATGGCCGACACGGTCATCGGGGTCGATCTGGCACATCGCGAAGACGACGCGGGTCTGGCGGTGAACCGATGGCAGCGGGCCACCATGCGCCGATGGCGCGACGGCGATCGGACGGCCACCCCACTGCACTGGGCCGCGCTGGCGACCTTCGCCGTCGACGGCGCCCGTTGA
- a CDS encoding lipoprotein LpqH — MNRVIAAAMGLLATGAVLVGCSNDKPADKQADKPAASAGDSKVSTGGNTVVKVGGADLAGLDLNSVTCVKQGGKINVASAAIGGQQGLGVVMTDEATPKVESLGLVYDGSALAVSESMGVKVGSAEVKVDGNTYTITGEASGADMKNPMAGMINKPFTITVSCS, encoded by the coding sequence ATCAATCGAGTGATCGCAGCTGCGATGGGACTGCTGGCGACCGGCGCGGTGCTGGTGGGCTGCTCGAACGACAAGCCCGCCGACAAGCAGGCGGACAAGCCGGCGGCGTCGGCCGGCGACTCGAAGGTCAGCACCGGGGGCAACACCGTGGTCAAGGTCGGTGGCGCGGACCTGGCCGGTCTCGACCTCAACTCGGTCACATGTGTGAAGCAGGGCGGCAAGATCAATGTGGCCAGCGCCGCCATCGGGGGCCAGCAGGGCCTCGGGGTGGTGATGACCGACGAGGCCACCCCGAAGGTCGAGTCGCTCGGCCTGGTCTACGACGGCAGCGCGTTGGCGGTCAGCGAGTCCATGGGCGTGAAGGTCGGTTCCGCCGAGGTCAAGGTCGACGGCAACACCTACACCATCACCGGTGAAGCGTCGGGCGCCGACATGAAGAACCCGATGGCCGGGATGATCAACAAGCCGTTCACCATCACGGTGTCCTGCAGCTGA
- a CDS encoding winged helix DNA-binding domain-containing protein has translation MRSFTNAERRARLARRHFLTTPAASVTSTVADFVGLHATDPSTPYLSLWARLPGFTTDSLDRELYERRTVVKHLAMRRTLWIVRAEDLPSVQAGASDRVAGNEHRKLVGDVEKAGVAADGAQWVATACEAVLTHLREHGPTGAAQLRTALPELAGSFNPAPGKRWGGETPLSPRVLTVLGVRGEIVRGPNDSGWTNSRPRWTVTSDWLGAPVPTAEPDQARTELVRTWLRTFGPATVTDIKWWFGNTRTWARHALRDIGAVEVDLDGTPGYVLPDDLDVEPDTEPWAALLPGLDVTTMGWFDRDWYLGAHRPEVFDTNGNGGPTAWWNGRIVGGWGQDAQGRVQLHLLEDVGRDGTRALQHRADALTEWLAGARANPRFPSPLSKRA, from the coding sequence ATGCGCTCGTTCACCAACGCCGAGCGCCGCGCTCGGCTGGCCCGGCGTCACTTCCTGACCACTCCTGCGGCTTCCGTGACCTCCACCGTCGCTGACTTCGTCGGCCTGCACGCCACCGACCCGTCGACGCCCTATCTGTCGCTGTGGGCGCGGCTGCCCGGTTTCACCACCGACAGTCTGGACCGGGAGCTGTATGAGCGCCGGACGGTCGTCAAACACCTCGCGATGCGCCGCACGCTGTGGATCGTGCGCGCCGAGGACCTGCCTTCGGTGCAGGCCGGGGCCAGTGACCGGGTAGCCGGCAACGAACACCGCAAGCTCGTCGGCGATGTCGAGAAGGCCGGGGTGGCCGCGGATGGCGCCCAGTGGGTCGCCACCGCGTGTGAAGCGGTCCTGACTCATCTGCGCGAGCACGGCCCCACCGGGGCGGCACAGCTGCGCACCGCGCTGCCAGAACTGGCCGGCAGCTTCAACCCGGCGCCCGGCAAGCGTTGGGGCGGCGAAACACCACTTTCTCCAAGGGTTTTGACGGTGCTCGGTGTGCGTGGTGAGATCGTCCGCGGCCCCAACGACAGCGGCTGGACCAACTCCCGGCCGCGCTGGACGGTCACGTCGGACTGGCTCGGAGCACCTGTGCCGACGGCCGAACCCGACCAGGCCCGGACCGAGTTGGTACGGACCTGGTTGCGTACGTTCGGCCCGGCTACCGTCACCGACATCAAGTGGTGGTTCGGCAACACCCGGACCTGGGCGCGTCACGCCCTGCGGGATATCGGCGCCGTCGAGGTGGACTTGGACGGAACCCCCGGATATGTCCTGCCCGACGACCTCGATGTCGAACCGGACACCGAGCCGTGGGCGGCCCTGCTGCCGGGCCTGGACGTCACCACCATGGGCTGGTTCGACCGCGACTGGTATCTCGGCGCGCATCGACCAGAAGTGTTCGACACCAACGGCAATGGCGGGCCGACGGCATGGTGGAACGGCCGGATCGTGGGTGGCTGGGGTCAGGATGCCCAGGGCCGCGTACAACTGCACCTGCTGGAGGACGTCGGCCGCGACGGAACCCGCGCTCTGCAACACCGCGCGGATGCGCTGACCGAATGGCTGGCCGGGGCCCGTGCCAATCCCCGCTTCCCCTCACCGCTGTCGAAGCGCGCATGA
- the uvrA gene encoding excinuclease ABC subunit UvrA produces the protein MADRLIVKGAREHNLRGVDLDLPRDALIVFTGLSGSGKSSLAFDTIFAEGQRRYVESLSAYARQFLGQMDKPDVDFIEGLSPAVSIDQKSTNRNPRSTVGTITEVYDYLRLLYARAGTPHCPVCGERIARQTPQQIVDQVLAMDEGLRFQVLAPVVRTRKGEFVDLFEKLNTQGYSRVRVDGVVHSLTDPPKLKKQEKHDIEVVVDRLTVKASSKQRLTDSVETALNLADGIVVLEFVDREDDHPHREQRFSEKLACPNGHPLAVDDLEPRSFSFNSPYGACPECTGLGIRKEVDPELVVPDPELTLAGGAIAPWAVGQSAEYFTRMLSGLGDQLGFDIDTPWKKLPAKARKAILEGSDHQVHVRYKNRYGRTRSYYADFEGVMAFLQRRMEQTDSEQMKERYEGFMRDIPCPECKGTRLKPEILAVTMAAGEFGAKSIAQVAELSIADCADFLNALTLGSREQAIAGQVLKEIQSRLGFLLDVGLDYLSLSRAAATLSGGEAQRIRLATQIGSGLVGVLYVLDEPSIGLHQRDNRRLIDTLVRLRDLGNTLIVVEHDLDTIAHADWVVDIGPAAGEHGGRIVHSGTYQDLLTNPESITGAYLSGKESIEVPAVRRPTDKRRQVTVVGARENNLKEIDVAFPLGVLTSVTGVSGSGKSTLVNDILASVMANKLNGARQVPGRHTRVNGLDQLDKLVRVDQSPIGRTPRSNPATYTGVFDKIRSLFAATTEAKVRGYQPGRFSFNVKGGRCEACSGDGTIKIEMNFLPDVYVPCEVCQGARYNRETLEVHYKGKTIAEVLDLPIEEAAEFFEPISSIHRYLKTLVDVGLGYVRLGQPAPTLSGGEAQRVKLAAELQKRSTGRTVYILDEPTTGLHFEDIRKLLKVINGLVDKGNTVIVIEHNLDVIKTSDWIIDMGPEGGAGGGTVVAQGTPEDVAANPDSYTGQFLAEMVDVPAPKPKRRKVSA, from the coding sequence GTGGCTGACCGCCTGATCGTGAAGGGTGCGCGCGAGCACAATCTGCGGGGAGTCGACCTCGACCTGCCGCGTGATGCGCTGATCGTGTTCACCGGCCTGTCCGGGTCGGGCAAGTCCTCGCTCGCCTTCGACACCATCTTCGCCGAGGGGCAACGCCGCTATGTCGAGTCTCTGTCGGCCTACGCCCGGCAGTTCCTCGGCCAGATGGACAAGCCGGACGTCGATTTCATCGAGGGCCTTTCGCCCGCGGTGTCCATCGACCAGAAGTCCACCAACCGCAACCCGCGCTCGACCGTGGGCACCATCACCGAGGTCTACGACTACCTGCGTCTGCTGTACGCCCGCGCCGGCACGCCGCACTGTCCGGTATGTGGTGAGCGCATCGCCCGCCAGACTCCACAGCAGATCGTGGATCAGGTCCTGGCCATGGACGAGGGCCTACGGTTCCAGGTGCTGGCTCCGGTGGTCCGTACCCGCAAGGGCGAGTTCGTCGACCTGTTCGAGAAGCTCAACACCCAGGGCTACAGCCGCGTGCGGGTGGACGGGGTGGTGCACTCGCTGACCGATCCGCCCAAGCTCAAGAAGCAGGAAAAGCACGACATCGAGGTGGTCGTCGACCGGCTGACGGTCAAGGCCAGTTCCAAACAGCGGCTCACGGACTCCGTGGAGACGGCACTGAACCTGGCCGACGGCATCGTGGTGCTGGAGTTCGTCGACCGCGAGGATGACCATCCACATCGCGAGCAGCGTTTCTCCGAGAAGCTGGCTTGCCCCAACGGTCACCCGTTGGCCGTCGATGATCTTGAACCCCGGTCGTTCTCGTTCAACTCGCCTTATGGCGCCTGTCCGGAGTGCACCGGCCTGGGCATCCGCAAGGAGGTCGACCCGGAGCTGGTCGTGCCCGACCCGGAGCTCACCCTGGCCGGCGGTGCCATCGCGCCGTGGGCAGTGGGTCAGAGCGCCGAGTACTTCACCCGGATGCTGTCCGGGCTGGGCGATCAGCTCGGATTCGACATCGACACCCCGTGGAAGAAACTGCCTGCCAAGGCGCGCAAGGCGATCCTGGAAGGCTCGGATCACCAGGTCCACGTCCGGTACAAGAACCGTTACGGCCGCACCCGGTCGTACTACGCCGATTTCGAGGGCGTGATGGCGTTCCTGCAACGCCGGATGGAGCAGACCGACTCGGAGCAGATGAAGGAACGCTACGAGGGCTTCATGCGCGACATCCCGTGCCCGGAGTGCAAGGGCACGCGGCTCAAGCCGGAGATCCTCGCGGTGACGATGGCCGCGGGGGAGTTCGGGGCGAAATCCATCGCGCAGGTGGCGGAACTGTCCATCGCGGACTGCGCCGACTTCTTGAACGCCCTCACCCTGGGGTCACGTGAGCAGGCCATCGCCGGTCAGGTGCTCAAGGAGATCCAGTCGCGTCTCGGGTTCCTGCTCGACGTCGGCCTGGACTACCTGTCCCTGTCGCGGGCGGCGGCCACGTTGTCCGGCGGCGAGGCGCAGCGCATCCGGCTGGCGACCCAGATCGGTTCCGGACTGGTCGGCGTGCTCTACGTGCTCGACGAGCCGTCCATCGGTCTGCACCAGCGTGACAACCGCAGGCTGATCGACACCCTGGTGCGGCTGCGCGACCTGGGCAACACCCTGATCGTCGTCGAACACGACCTCGACACCATCGCCCATGCCGACTGGGTGGTCGACATCGGGCCGGCTGCCGGTGAGCACGGCGGCCGGATCGTGCACAGCGGTACCTACCAGGATCTGCTGACCAACCCCGAATCCATCACCGGCGCATACCTTTCCGGCAAGGAGAGCATCGAGGTGCCGGCGGTCCGGCGGCCCACCGACAAGCGTCGGCAGGTCACGGTCGTCGGCGCGCGGGAGAACAACCTCAAGGAGATCGACGTCGCGTTCCCGCTGGGCGTGCTGACGTCGGTCACCGGGGTGTCCGGCTCGGGAAAGTCGACGCTGGTCAACGACATCCTGGCCTCGGTGATGGCCAACAAGCTCAACGGTGCCCGGCAGGTGCCCGGCAGGCACACCCGCGTCAACGGGCTCGACCAACTGGACAAGCTGGTGCGCGTCGACCAATCGCCGATCGGCCGCACGCCACGGTCAAACCCGGCCACCTATACCGGGGTGTTCGACAAGATCCGGTCCCTGTTCGCCGCCACCACCGAGGCCAAGGTTCGTGGCTATCAGCCGGGCCGGTTCTCCTTCAACGTCAAGGGCGGCCGGTGTGAGGCCTGCTCGGGTGACGGCACCATCAAGATCGAGATGAACTTCCTGCCCGACGTCTATGTGCCGTGCGAGGTGTGCCAGGGCGCCCGGTACAACCGGGAAACCCTTGAGGTGCACTACAAGGGCAAGACCATCGCCGAGGTGCTCGATCTGCCGATCGAGGAGGCCGCCGAGTTCTTCGAGCCGATCAGCTCCATCCACCGCTACCTCAAGACCCTGGTCGACGTCGGTCTGGGCTACGTGCGGTTGGGCCAGCCGGCGCCGACGCTGTCCGGTGGCGAGGCGCAACGCGTCAAGCTCGCCGCCGAACTGCAGAAGCGGTCGACGGGGCGCACGGTGTACATCCTCGACGAGCCGACCACCGGTCTGCACTTCGAGGACATCCGCAAGCTGCTCAAGGTGATCAACGGCCTTGTCGACAAAGGCAATACGGTGATCGTCATCGAGCACAACCTCGACGTGATCAAGACCTCGGACTGGATCATCGACATGGGCCCCGAGGGCGGAGCCGGGGGCGGCACCGTGGTGGCGCAGGGCACGCCGGAGGATGTCGCGGCCAACCCGGACAGCTACACGGGCCAGTTCCTGGCCGAGATGGTCGATGTGCCTGCACCGAAACCCAAGCGGCGCAAGGTCAGTGCCTGA